CAATCGGTGCGAATTGCGACATGGCGAGGAAATTTATGCTAACGACAGGGAATCTCGGCTCAAAAGGTCAATTTCCCGGAAATGCCGCTGGAATAGCGACCTAAGGACGATCTATATCGGCAGGACGAGTGCGATGGGAATGGAGCGGGGAATCCTATGCCACCCCATCGTCTCTTCTCGTTTCATGAGCCGAGGTCGTCCATGCCGTCCACCGTCACCCTCTCCGCCGGCCCGCTTTCCTTCTCGGTCGGCCTTCCCGACCGCGGCATGCCGGAGATCCTCGCCTTCGGGCGCGGCGCGGCAGTGCCCGATTTCTGGCCGGACGTTCCGCGATCCAGCCGCATCAACGGCATGGATGCCGACGTCCCCTCGGCGGCACTGCTACCGGTTGCCGGACTTGGCGCCTTCGGATGGCCGGCCATCGTCGGCCATCGCGACGGCCGTGACTTTCTCCTCGATTTTTCCGGCTGGACAGTACGCCATGATGGCGCGACCGCGGTGCTCGCGGCGAGCGATGCCGTCGCGGGCATCGACATCGAGATTTCCATCCTGGCGAGCAAGACGGGCGTGTTCGGCCTTTCAACACGTCTGATGTCGATGAAGGACGGCGTCTACACGCTCGATCGCTGTATGGCCGGCAGCTTCCTCCTGCCTGCGGGCGAAGCGACTGCGACCCGCTTCACGGGCATGTGGGGGCGCGAGTTCCAGATCCGTCGCCATCACCTCGCCCCCGGCATCACGTTGCAGGAGAACCGCCGCGGCCGCACCAGCCACGACCGGCAACCCTACCTCGGCGTCACCGTTGGCGACGCCCGCTTTGCCTTCCATCTCGGTTGGAGCGGCAACCATCTGGTCGCCGTCGACACGCTCGACGACGGCCGCCGCCTCGTCCATCTCGGCGCGCTGTTCGAACCCGGCGAGATCCGCCTGTCCCGAGGGGACAGCTACCAGAGCCCCGTCGTCTATGCCGCCGAGGACGCGGCGGCGCTGCAAGCCTTCGTGCGCTCGGAGATCCTGACGTGGCCGGGCGGCGCCATGAGCCCACGTCCGGTGACGCTGAACACCTGGGAAGGCAACTATTTCGATCACCGCCTCGATTCCCTGAAGGCCCAGGCCGATGCAGCCGCCGCCTTGGGCATCGAGCGTTTCGTTCTCGACGACGGCTGGTTCGGTCGCCGCGACGACGACACCACGTCGCTCGGCGACTGGATCGTCGACCGGCGCAAGTATCCCGATGGCCTGAAGCCGCTCGTCGATCACGTCACCGCGCTCGGCATGCAGTTCGGCATCTGGTTCGAACCGGAGATGGTCAACGAGGAGTCCGATCTCTACCGAGCCCACCCTGATTGGGCGCTGAAGGTGGACGGGCGTCCCTTCCTGCGCTCGCGCAATCAGCAGGTCCTCGATCTGACGCGGCCGGAGGTGTCCGACCACCTGTTCGAGAAGATATCGGCGATGCTGTCCTCGCACGCCATTTCCTACATCAAGTGGGACATGAACCGCGACCTAACGCACGTCGGCGGCGTCGATGGCCGCGCGGTGACCACCGCCCAGACCCGCGCGGTCCATGCTTTGATGGCCCGTGTCCGCGCGGCCTTCCCGCATGTCGAGATCGAGAGCTGCGCCTCGGGCGGCGGCCGGACCGACTACGGAGCGCTCGCCAACACCCAGCGCGTCTGGACCTCGGACTGCACCGACGCCCTCGACCGCCTGGAGATCCAGCGCGGCGCCAGCCTGTTCCTGCCGCCGGAAATCATGGGGGCTCACGTTTCGGCCAATCCCAGCCATCAATCCGGCCGAACGCTGTCGCTGACCTTCCGGGCTCTGGTCGCATTGGCCTATCACCTCGGCGTCGAGCTGAACCCGCTCGACATGAGCCCGGCCGAACGGACGGAACTCGCCGGCTTCATCGCGCTTCACAAGCGTCTGCGCCCGCTTCTCCACGCCCCGGGAGCCAACTTCAATCTCGACCCGCGCGACGGTCGCTACGTCTGGGGCGCCATGACCTCCGATCAGGCCGCCGTCTTCGTGGCGCAAGGGCCGACCATGGTCTGCGAACAGCCGGAGCCGCTGGTCCTCCGCCTGCCGGGCTCGCCCGAACGAATGTGGCGGATCGCCGCCATCCACGGCGACAGTCCCTCGGGCTTCATCAGAATGAGCGATGGCCAGAAGAGACTATTGTCCGGCGAGCTGACCTTC
Above is a window of Pleomorphomonas sp. T1.2MG-36 DNA encoding:
- a CDS encoding alpha-galactosidase, producing MPSTVTLSAGPLSFSVGLPDRGMPEILAFGRGAAVPDFWPDVPRSSRINGMDADVPSAALLPVAGLGAFGWPAIVGHRDGRDFLLDFSGWTVRHDGATAVLAASDAVAGIDIEISILASKTGVFGLSTRLMSMKDGVYTLDRCMAGSFLLPAGEATATRFTGMWGREFQIRRHHLAPGITLQENRRGRTSHDRQPYLGVTVGDARFAFHLGWSGNHLVAVDTLDDGRRLVHLGALFEPGEIRLSRGDSYQSPVVYAAEDAAALQAFVRSEILTWPGGAMSPRPVTLNTWEGNYFDHRLDSLKAQADAAAALGIERFVLDDGWFGRRDDDTTSLGDWIVDRRKYPDGLKPLVDHVTALGMQFGIWFEPEMVNEESDLYRAHPDWALKVDGRPFLRSRNQQVLDLTRPEVSDHLFEKISAMLSSHAISYIKWDMNRDLTHVGGVDGRAVTTAQTRAVHALMARVRAAFPHVEIESCASGGGRTDYGALANTQRVWTSDCTDALDRLEIQRGASLFLPPEIMGAHVSANPSHQSGRTLSLTFRALVALAYHLGVELNPLDMSPAERTELAGFIALHKRLRPLLHAPGANFNLDPRDGRYVWGAMTSDQAAVFVAQGPTMVCEQPEPLVLRLPGSPERMWRIAAIHGDSPSGFIRMSDGQKRLLSGELTFSAAALASAGLPLPMQRPETALLLELTPAG